GCTTTAGTAAGAAAATTTTGTGACAGTTCATAATCTGCAAGATGAAACAAACATATCCCAAGCGGTGCATAAATATCAGCCAAAGCAGGATCCAAGGTTACTGCTTTGAGCAAATAGTCCTTTGCACCAATGTAATCGTGCTGCCTGTAGAGCACTATGCCAAGCCTGTGATTTGCATTTATGTCATCGGGATTGAACTGTAAAATAATTCTGTACTCCTCTACCTCCTTTTGCCATTGTTGTGTTTCGTGATACAGATCCGCAAGCATATAATGGATATCCAGCTCATTAACATATTTTTTAAATTCAGGTAGGGCAAGGATGCCATTGAGTTCAGAAATAGCCAGAAGGTATTGTTTCTGTTTCACTAAAATTTGTGCTCGTAGGTATCGGGCTGGCACATAATCCTTTTTGCGTTCAAGAACAAGCTTGACAATTTCGCTTGCCTTTGCAATGTCTCCATTATCAAGGTACTCCTGGGCCTTGCGAACCTTAGCAGGATATTGGTGCGCGCGTATAACTAAAAGCAATGCACCTACGATAGATGCACCCACAATAAAAAATGTTATGCTCAATAATGACATAGAATTTATACATTTAAAATTTGATTTTATTACTGCATGCATTATATTTTAAGTCAAGCATTATAGTGTACGATAGCTCTTAAAAGAAGAGCATATAATTATAAAAGGAGGTATTCATGCCACAGGTGGGAATTATTGTAGGAAGTGATTCCGATTTGCCAAAGTTGAAGGGATGCTTTCAAACTCTTGATGATTTTGGCGTATCATACGATGTCAAAGCATATTCTGCTCATAGAACACCTCATCTAGTAGCCCAATGGATACAAAATATGGAAAGAAGCGGAGCAAAAGTTATTATTGCTGCAGCAGGTGGAGCAGCGCATCTACCCGGTGTTGTTGCTTCACATACTGTGTTACCTGTTATTGGCATACCTATTGAAACTCAGGTAGCCGGCGGTCTTGATTCACTGTTATCCATTGTACAGATGCCTGGCGGTATTCCTGTTGCAACCGTGGCAACAGGCAAAGCTGGCGCAACAAATGCAGCGTTGCTTGCCATTTCTATTCTAGCAACTTCTGATTCTGCACTTAAAGATGCCTTAATGAGCTATCGCCAGAAAATGCAAAATACAATTATTGAAAAAAATGAAGCGCTTACCAAACAAGGCATATACAGTTATATTCAATCTTTAGAGGCTAAAAAATGATTGAACATGGCTTTGGGGTATCTTCTCAAAATAAAGTACTCATTTTAGATTTTGGGTCTCAGTATACACAACTCATTGCACGAAAGATAAGGGAACTTAACGTCTATGCGGAGATAGTCCCCTACAATATACCAACTGAAGAAATCAAAAAGGAAAATCCTGGAGCCATAGTGCTTTCAGGCGGTCCGTCATCGCTGTACGAAGAAGATGCCCCAAAGATAACTACAGAGATATTTTCTCTGGGAATACCTGTACTTGGGATATGCTATGGCCTGTATGTGGTAGTTGACGCGTTTGGCGGGATTATATCACCGTCTCCATTTAAAGAATATGGCCGTGCCGATATAACCATTGTTGCAGATTCGCCTCTTTTCAAAGGATTACCGCAAACTCAGACAGTGTGGATGAGCCATGGCGACAAGGTTGAAAGTGTGCCACACGAATTTACAGTTATCGCAAGTTCCCGTAATGCAAAGATAGCTGCAATAGAATACAGACAAAAAAAGATTTATGGTGTTCAATTCCATCCTGAAGTATACCATACACAGTATGGCAAAGAAATGTTACATAATTTCCTCTTTGATATTTGTAACTTCAAACCCACATGGACAATGCAATCGTTCATTGATTCGGCCATTAACGATATACGCACAGTTGTAGGCAATGGCACTGTGTTACTAGGGCTTTCCGGTGGAGTAGATTCTTCGGTAACTGCTGTAC
The DNA window shown above is from Spirochaetota bacterium and carries:
- the purE gene encoding 5-(carboxyamino)imidazole ribonucleotide mutase, translated to MPQVGIIVGSDSDLPKLKGCFQTLDDFGVSYDVKAYSAHRTPHLVAQWIQNMERSGAKVIIAAAGGAAHLPGVVASHTVLPVIGIPIETQVAGGLDSLLSIVQMPGGIPVATVATGKAGATNAALLAISILATSDSALKDALMSYRQKMQNTIIEKNEALTKQGIYSYIQSLEAKK